A single genomic interval of Sphingopyxis sp. CCNWLW2 harbors:
- a CDS encoding amidase, giving the protein MQKFSLLGAATLLAIAPAASPVSAMPPPLPEVEGKDAATLRAEMESGRIYEGLTALVYLDRIGRIDDHGPKLEAVIATMPQTDLNAEGKRLYDERIAGKARGPLHGIPILLKDNIEAAGPLPTTAGSLALKDNVTNRDAPIVARLRDAGAIILGKTNLSEWANIRSDNSTSGWSAVGGLTKNPHALDRNSCGSSSGSAAAVAASLAPLAIGTETDGSITCPAGVNGIVGFKPSVGLISRTHIVPISHSQDTAGPMTLTVRDAAAVMSVIAGSDSADPATIEADARKTDYVAALSPGALKGKRIGVMRDRVGDRTDVVALFDAALKQMESLGATLVEIADSRKGNEGLGAAEFEILLTELKAGMATYLGSLPDANATKSLADLIAFNKANPEEKKWFDQSLFEMAESKGGLDSPAYLAAREKAARLAGPEGIDRLLKTHDVDLLIGVTNGPAWVSDLVNGDSYKSPGTSQLPAVAGYPHLTVPMGAVEGLPIGLSFIGAKWSDADILAAGYAYEQASRKRVAPTYRASVTP; this is encoded by the coding sequence ATGCAAAAATTTTCGCTGCTCGGCGCCGCCACCCTTCTCGCAATCGCTCCCGCCGCCTCACCGGTCTCCGCGATGCCGCCGCCGCTTCCCGAGGTCGAAGGCAAGGACGCCGCGACGCTGCGCGCCGAAATGGAGAGCGGGCGGATTTACGAAGGGCTGACCGCGCTCGTCTATCTCGACCGGATCGGACGGATCGACGATCACGGGCCCAAGCTCGAAGCCGTCATCGCGACGATGCCGCAAACCGACCTCAATGCCGAGGGGAAGCGGCTCTATGACGAGCGCATCGCGGGCAAGGCGCGCGGCCCGCTCCATGGCATACCCATCCTGCTCAAGGACAATATCGAGGCCGCGGGGCCGCTTCCCACGACCGCGGGCTCGCTCGCGCTCAAGGACAATGTGACGAACCGCGATGCGCCGATCGTCGCGCGGCTGCGCGATGCGGGCGCGATCATCCTCGGCAAGACGAACCTCAGCGAATGGGCGAACATCCGGTCGGACAATTCGACGAGCGGGTGGAGCGCAGTCGGCGGCCTCACAAAGAATCCGCATGCGCTCGATCGCAACAGCTGCGGCTCGTCGTCGGGCAGCGCCGCCGCGGTCGCGGCCAGCCTCGCGCCGCTCGCGATCGGCACCGAAACCGACGGATCGATCACCTGCCCCGCCGGGGTCAACGGCATCGTCGGCTTCAAGCCCAGCGTCGGCCTCATCAGCCGCACGCATATCGTCCCGATCAGCCACAGCCAGGACACCGCGGGACCGATGACGCTAACGGTGCGCGATGCCGCGGCGGTGATGAGCGTGATCGCGGGCAGCGACTCTGCCGACCCCGCAACCATCGAGGCCGATGCGCGCAAGACCGACTATGTCGCCGCGCTGTCGCCTGGCGCACTCAAGGGAAAGCGCATCGGCGTGATGCGCGACCGCGTCGGCGACCGGACCGATGTCGTCGCGCTGTTCGACGCGGCGCTCAAGCAGATGGAGAGCCTCGGCGCGACACTGGTCGAGATCGCCGACAGCCGGAAAGGCAATGAGGGGCTTGGCGCCGCCGAATTCGAGATATTGCTCACCGAACTCAAAGCCGGCATGGCAACCTATCTGGGCAGCCTGCCGGACGCCAACGCGACGAAGTCGCTTGCCGACCTCATCGCCTTCAACAAGGCGAATCCCGAGGAGAAAAAATGGTTCGATCAGTCGCTGTTCGAGATGGCTGAAAGCAAGGGCGGGCTCGACAGCCCCGCCTATCTCGCCGCGCGCGAAAAAGCTGCGCGGCTCGCGGGGCCCGAGGGTATCGACCGGTTACTGAAAACCCATGATGTCGACCTGCTCATCGGGGTCACCAACGGCCCTGCATGGGTCAGCGACCTGGTCAACGGCGACAGCTACAAGAGTCCCGGCACCAGCCAGCTTCCCGCGGTCGCCGGCTATCCGCACCTGACGGTGCCAATGGGCGCGGTCGAAGGACTGCCGATCGGCCTCTCGTTCATCGGCGCCAAATGGAGCGACGCCGACATATTGGCCGCAGGCTATGCCTATGAGCAGGCGAGCCGGAAGCGCGTGGCGCCGACTTATCGGGCGAGCGTGACGCCCTAG
- a CDS encoding spinster family MFS transporter: MTDKAASSQGIASPATGVSAETRTMLWILLIVYIFNFLDRQIVNILAEPIKADLGLSDTQLGLLAGPAFAVFYALLGIPIARYADKQGTNRVRLISLSLAVWSAMTAICGLAQNFVQLLLARIGVGVGEAGCTPAAHSLISDSVAPEKRSSAIAFYGLGVPIGSLLGLIIGGIVNDLYGWRIALMLVGAPGLLLALVVLFVMREPRHSRTAEAAAAAAATVPLSTGEALREIFASRAFVYILIAASVTAFLGYGKGLWTISFFIRSHGLSTTEAGLSMAVVLGLAGAVGTWLGGKLADKFGARDKRHILTFPAYGMAVAAPVLFLGYFMEDWRIAVALLVLPTMLNAAYYGPAYGCVQGLVQPRARAVAASIMLFGQNLIGLGLGPFLFGVLSDALQPVAGQESVRWVLYGAAWLGLIPAFFFWRASLRLKTELKSG; the protein is encoded by the coding sequence ATGACCGATAAAGCTGCCTCGTCGCAGGGCATCGCCTCACCGGCCACCGGCGTTTCCGCAGAGACGCGGACGATGCTGTGGATCCTGCTGATCGTCTATATCTTCAACTTCCTCGACCGGCAGATCGTCAATATCCTCGCCGAACCGATCAAGGCCGACCTCGGCTTGTCCGACACGCAGCTCGGCCTGCTCGCCGGCCCAGCCTTCGCGGTCTTCTATGCGCTGCTCGGCATCCCGATCGCGCGTTACGCCGACAAGCAGGGGACGAACCGGGTACGGCTGATCTCGCTCTCGCTCGCCGTCTGGTCGGCGATGACCGCGATATGCGGGCTGGCGCAGAATTTCGTGCAATTGCTCCTCGCGCGCATCGGCGTCGGGGTCGGCGAGGCGGGGTGCACCCCCGCGGCGCATTCGCTGATTTCGGACAGCGTCGCGCCCGAAAAGCGGTCGTCGGCGATCGCTTTCTATGGCCTCGGTGTGCCGATCGGGTCGCTGCTTGGGCTGATCATCGGCGGGATCGTCAACGATCTTTATGGCTGGCGCATCGCGCTGATGCTCGTTGGCGCGCCCGGCTTGCTGCTTGCGCTCGTCGTCTTGTTCGTGATGCGCGAACCGAGGCACAGCCGGACCGCTGAAGCCGCGGCAGCTGCGGCCGCAACGGTGCCGCTCTCGACCGGCGAGGCGCTGCGCGAGATATTCGCCTCGCGCGCCTTCGTCTATATTTTGATCGCTGCATCGGTCACCGCCTTTCTCGGTTATGGCAAGGGGCTGTGGACGATCAGCTTCTTCATCCGCAGCCACGGCCTGTCGACGACCGAAGCGGGGCTGTCGATGGCGGTCGTGCTCGGACTGGCGGGTGCGGTCGGGACCTGGCTCGGCGGCAAGCTCGCCGACAAGTTCGGCGCGCGCGACAAGCGGCACATCCTGACCTTTCCCGCCTATGGCATGGCGGTCGCGGCGCCGGTGCTGTTTCTCGGCTATTTCATGGAGGATTGGCGGATCGCGGTCGCGCTGCTCGTCCTGCCGACGATGCTCAACGCCGCCTATTACGGCCCCGCCTATGGCTGCGTACAGGGGCTGGTCCAGCCGCGCGCGCGCGCCGTCGCGGCGTCGATCATGCTGTTCGGCCAGAATCTGATCGGGCTCGGGCTCGGGCCGTTCCTGTTCGGCGTGTTGTCCGACGCGCTTCAGCCGGTGGCGGGGCAGGAAAGCGTCCGCTGGGTGCTTTACGGCGCGGCGTGGCTCGGGCTGATCCCGGCCTTCTTCTTCTGGCGCGCGAGTCTGCGGCTGAAGACCGAGCTCAAGTCGGGTTAG